A genomic window from Cloacibacillus evryensis DSM 19522 includes:
- the cobA gene encoding uroporphyrinogen-III C-methyltransferase has translation MTLKKGHVALIGAGPGDAGLFTLRGRELLEAADCVVYDRLVGDGVLAMMPPAAEKINVGKTGGGDSVPQREIEEILVREAKKGRRVARLKGGDPFIFGRGGEEIEALNREGIPFEVVPGVTSALGGPACAGIPVTHRGVARSVHVITAHTKEGTIAPVDYDALAKLGGTLVFLMGASAVAEICAELRRAGMAEETRAAALENAGTAAQRLITGTLATLTARCAEEKLRSPALIIAGEVTALAGEFAWKKFLPLAGRKVIVTRPRERAGRLSAMLRARGAEVVELPCISTRRIEAELPDFSKYGWLGFTSVTGVEALFALLAEKGRDIRDIGAAKIAAIGPATAGALKERGLVTNYMPEVYDGLHLARGLAEITYDTPVLMIRAKEGSPELTAELAARKINFTELPLYETIYEQTGIIPRGADTAIFTSASTVRGFKAAMPELEIERACCIGEQTAAAARRAGFKRIITAQRATLESLIDTLEEI, from the coding sequence ATGACGCTCAAAAAAGGACATGTGGCGCTCATCGGCGCCGGCCCGGGAGACGCCGGGCTATTCACCCTGCGCGGGCGCGAGCTGCTCGAGGCCGCCGACTGCGTCGTCTACGACCGGCTCGTCGGCGACGGCGTGCTCGCGATGATGCCGCCGGCGGCGGAAAAAATAAACGTCGGCAAGACCGGCGGCGGAGACTCCGTGCCGCAGCGTGAGATCGAAGAGATCCTCGTGCGCGAGGCGAAAAAGGGCCGGCGCGTCGCGCGGCTCAAAGGCGGCGACCCCTTCATCTTCGGCCGCGGCGGCGAGGAGATAGAGGCGCTGAACCGCGAGGGCATCCCCTTCGAGGTCGTTCCCGGCGTCACCTCGGCGCTCGGCGGACCGGCCTGCGCGGGCATCCCCGTTACGCACAGGGGCGTCGCGCGCTCCGTCCACGTGATCACGGCGCACACCAAAGAGGGCACCATCGCCCCCGTCGACTACGACGCCCTCGCGAAACTCGGCGGCACGCTCGTCTTCCTCATGGGCGCGAGCGCCGTCGCGGAGATCTGCGCCGAACTCAGGCGCGCGGGGATGGCGGAAGAGACGCGCGCGGCGGCGCTCGAAAACGCCGGCACCGCCGCGCAACGGCTGATCACGGGCACCCTAGCGACGCTCACCGCCAGATGCGCGGAGGAAAAATTGAGATCACCCGCGCTGATAATCGCAGGCGAGGTCACGGCCCTCGCGGGGGAATTCGCCTGGAAAAAATTCCTGCCGCTCGCGGGACGCAAAGTGATCGTCACACGCCCGCGCGAACGGGCGGGGCGGCTCTCCGCGATGCTCCGCGCGCGCGGCGCTGAAGTCGTCGAACTGCCTTGCATCTCCACGCGCCGCATAGAGGCGGAGCTGCCGGACTTTTCAAAGTACGGCTGGCTGGGATTCACGAGCGTGACCGGCGTCGAGGCCCTCTTTGCGCTGCTTGCGGAAAAGGGGCGCGACATCCGCGACATCGGCGCGGCGAAGATCGCGGCGATCGGTCCGGCGACCGCCGGGGCGCTGAAGGAACGCGGCCTCGTCACAAACTATATGCCCGAGGTCTACGACGGCCTCCATCTCGCGCGCGGCCTCGCGGAGATCACTTACGATACGCCCGTTTTGATGATCCGCGCGAAGGAGGGCTCGCCGGAACTGACGGCGGAGCTTGCGGCGCGGAAGATAAACTTCACCGAACTGCCGCTCTATGAGACAATATACGAGCAAACCGGGATAATACCGAGGGGCGCGGATACCGCGATCTTCACCAGCGCCTCCACGGTGCGGGGATTTAAGGCCGCGATGCCGGAGCTTGAGATAGAACGCGCCTGCTGCATCGGCGAACAGACGGCGGCGGCGGCGCGGCGCGCCGGATTCAAACGGATAATAACGGCTCAAAGGGCGACGCTGGAGAGCCTTATAGATACTTTGGAGGAGATATAA
- the hemC gene encoding hydroxymethylbilane synthase, translating to MTDKRIIRFGSRRSALALAQTKLVMEAVALADPELEVALVAMDTSGDRNMKPFSEASDKFGIKGLFTQELEEALLSGAIDVAVHSLKDMPMNADPALPLVAYSKREDPRDALVLPEGEREVRGGVIGCSSARRRVQLAALYPGIRIEPVRGNVNTRLRKLGEGEFSALVLAAAGLKRLGLEGRIARYFDTDEMIPAPGQGILACQGRAGEDYYYLDAVRDREAAACAAAERAFSAALGGGCPAPVGAFASLAGEEIEIIGLYADESGKDIRRGSARGAVKESMIIATKLAQELSRGEEL from the coding sequence ATGACGGATAAGAGGATAATACGCTTCGGCAGCAGAAGGAGCGCGCTCGCGCTCGCGCAGACGAAGCTCGTGATGGAGGCGGTGGCTCTCGCCGACCCGGAGCTGGAGGTCGCGCTCGTCGCGATGGATACCAGCGGCGACAGAAATATGAAGCCCTTCTCCGAGGCCTCCGATAAATTCGGCATCAAGGGGCTGTTCACCCAGGAACTTGAGGAGGCGCTGCTCTCCGGCGCGATCGACGTCGCCGTCCACAGCCTCAAAGACATGCCGATGAACGCGGACCCCGCGCTGCCGCTCGTCGCCTACTCAAAACGTGAGGACCCGCGCGACGCGCTCGTCCTGCCCGAGGGAGAGAGGGAGGTCAGGGGGGGCGTCATCGGCTGCTCCTCGGCGCGGCGGCGCGTGCAGCTCGCGGCGCTTTACCCCGGCATACGGATCGAGCCGGTGCGCGGCAACGTCAACACCCGCCTGCGCAAGCTCGGCGAGGGAGAATTTTCCGCCCTCGTGCTCGCGGCGGCGGGGCTGAAACGCCTCGGCCTGGAGGGGCGCATCGCCAGATACTTCGATACGGATGAGATGATACCCGCGCCGGGGCAGGGGATACTGGCCTGTCAGGGGCGGGCCGGAGAGGACTACTATTACCTTGACGCGGTACGCGACAGGGAGGCGGCGGCCTGCGCCGCGGCGGAGCGGGCCTTTTCCGCCGCGCTCGGCGGCGGCTGCCCCGCCCCCGTCGGGGCTTTCGCCTCGCTGGCGGGCGAAGAGATAGAGATCATCGGACTGTACGCCGACGAAAGCGGCAAAGACATCCGCCGCGGTTCGGCGCGCGGAGCCGTGAAAGAAAGCATGATAATCGCGACGAAGCTCGCACAGGAGCTTTCGAGGGGGGAAGAACTATGA
- the cobK gene encoding precorrin-6A reductase — protein sequence MKRRILLFGGTTEGRELTRFGLPLIYSVATAYGAELVRGAENTEIAVGRMDAAEMEKFIRESGIACVIDATHPYAREARENIRAACAASGTPLMRVQRRESAADEEVIRVKSAEEAARRLEETTGNALLTTGSKELEAFACVSARSRLFARVLPDPEVIKKCAACGFDSGHIIAMQGPFSLLMNEEMIRLTGARWLVTKDGGAAGGIEEKLEAARNCKARVIMIERPREEEEGHSCAEALLWARRILGLSRPPLFPLLTDMEGRRAVIAGGGGVAARRAATLVKCGAAVTVVSPAFAPEFRELKCSLLKKEWEPEDLEGAALAVAATDDGTVNAAVAAEAKARGIPVSVADNAAECSFFFPSLVTSGEVSASVSAGALSPALTRRLAERLRSVWGEWVKEERAALEDKNDG from the coding sequence ATGAAACGGCGCATCCTGCTGTTCGGAGGCACCACCGAGGGGCGCGAACTGACGCGCTTCGGGCTGCCGCTCATATATTCCGTCGCCACCGCCTACGGGGCGGAGCTGGTGCGCGGCGCGGAAAATACCGAGATCGCCGTCGGCCGCATGGACGCGGCGGAGATGGAAAAGTTCATCAGGGAATCCGGGATCGCCTGCGTCATCGACGCGACTCACCCCTACGCGCGCGAGGCCCGCGAGAATATCCGCGCCGCCTGCGCCGCCTCCGGCACGCCGCTGATGCGCGTGCAGCGCAGGGAAAGCGCCGCGGACGAAGAGGTCATCCGCGTGAAAAGCGCGGAGGAGGCGGCGCGCCGCCTTGAGGAGACTACGGGCAACGCGCTGCTGACCACCGGCAGCAAGGAGCTTGAGGCCTTCGCCTGCGTGAGCGCGCGTTCGCGCCTCTTCGCAAGAGTGCTGCCGGACCCGGAAGTGATAAAGAAATGCGCCGCCTGCGGCTTCGACAGCGGCCACATCATCGCGATGCAGGGGCCCTTCAGCCTGCTCATGAACGAAGAGATGATCCGCCTCACCGGCGCGCGCTGGCTCGTCACGAAGGACGGCGGCGCCGCCGGCGGCATTGAGGAAAAGCTGGAGGCGGCGCGCAACTGCAAGGCGCGCGTCATCATGATAGAACGCCCGCGCGAGGAAGAAGAGGGCCACAGCTGCGCCGAAGCGCTGCTCTGGGCGCGCCGGATACTCGGCCTTTCGAGGCCGCCGCTCTTCCCGCTGCTGACGGACATGGAGGGCCGCCGCGCGGTGATCGCGGGCGGCGGCGGCGTAGCGGCGCGGCGGGCGGCGACGCTGGTAAAATGCGGCGCGGCGGTGACCGTCGTCAGCCCGGCGTTCGCCCCCGAATTCAGGGAGCTGAAGTGCTCGCTTCTTAAAAAAGAATGGGAGCCGGAAGACCTTGAGGGCGCGGCCCTCGCGGTGGCGGCGACTGATGACGGGACGGTCAACGCCGCCGTCGCCGCCGAAGCGAAGGCGCGCGGCATACCGGTCAGCGTCGCAGACAACGCGGCGGAATGCAGCTTTTTCTTCCCCTCGCTCGTAACGAGCGGCGAAGTTTCGGCCTCCGTATCGGCGGGAGCGCTCTCCCCGGCGCTGACGCGCCGGCTTGCGGAGCGGCTCCGTTCGGTCTGGGGCGAATGGGTAAAAGAGGAGCGCGCCGCGCTGGAGGATAAAAATGACGGATAA
- the cobJ gene encoding precorrin-3B C(17)-methyltransferase has product MIYVVGLGPGGPEQITPRALSALEKCDLIVGYKAYIELVRPLFEGRKELVASPMKKERARCLEALELSLSGRTVGLISSGDPGIYGMAGIMLEVAGDRTEVEIIPGITAAASSASILGAPLMHDFAVISLSDLLTPWELIEKRLRAAAEADFVICVYNPASRGRPGHLARAAEILMQRLPRDRAAGWVRNAGRDGESFGLTTLAGLKEAPIDMFCTVIIGNSATRVIDGRLITPRGYKDPAGGED; this is encoded by the coding sequence ATGATATACGTCGTCGGGCTCGGCCCCGGAGGGCCGGAACAGATAACGCCGCGCGCGCTTTCCGCGCTGGAAAAATGCGACCTGATCGTCGGCTACAAGGCCTATATCGAACTGGTGCGCCCCCTCTTCGAGGGACGCAAGGAACTTGTCGCCTCGCCGATGAAAAAGGAGCGGGCGCGCTGCCTTGAGGCGCTTGAACTTTCGCTCTCGGGCCGCACCGTCGGGCTCATCTCCAGCGGCGATCCCGGCATCTACGGCATGGCCGGGATCATGCTCGAGGTGGCGGGTGACAGGACGGAGGTCGAGATAATCCCCGGCATCACCGCCGCCGCGAGCTCCGCCTCGATACTCGGCGCGCCGCTGATGCACGACTTCGCCGTGATCAGCCTCAGCGACCTGCTGACGCCGTGGGAGCTCATCGAAAAGCGGCTGCGCGCCGCCGCGGAGGCCGACTTCGTCATCTGCGTCTACAACCCCGCGAGCCGCGGACGGCCCGGCCACCTCGCGCGCGCGGCGGAGATACTGATGCAAAGGCTGCCGCGGGACCGCGCCGCCGGCTGGGTGCGCAACGCGGGCCGCGACGGGGAGAGTTTCGGCCTGACGACGCTCGCCGGGCTGAAAGAGGCGCCGATCGACATGTTCTGCACCGTGATCATCGGGAATTCCGCCACCCGCGTGATCGACGGACGCCTGATAACGCCGCGCGGCTACAAAGACCCCGCCGGCGGCGAGGACTGA
- a CDS encoding glutamyl-tRNA reductase, translating into MTMEIKIAGLDYRSASVDIREKFTFTESERRALLRGIAPHVREAVLISTCNRTELAVVSEEEPSELLHRARGCGSFFSLRGEAAVARVFEIAAGLHSQIPLEDQILGQMKEALAASREEKACGALLGQLFQRAVTAGKEVRTKFKALPHECSAAAAACAAADEFFGERGSSSGGPLRGVPALIVGSGEMGMLAARLLRDRGASVRMTQRRRRKDGAQPPSGVTLIPYESRYEAMRECRLVICATASPHFVLTAKEFADDGVRRLMIDLAVPRDIDPAFIKRPSATLVDMDGLGHEALPADFMREIKKSVTEHTRRFHEWRQIHECMPYIEDVCSFAERELAHELGCADAEEYSRVKAATRSMMNKLLFSLKERVDIDMAKECYCALAKAAQR; encoded by the coding sequence ATGACTATGGAGATAAAGATCGCCGGATTGGACTACCGGTCGGCATCCGTCGACATCCGGGAAAAATTCACCTTTACGGAGAGCGAGCGCCGCGCGCTGCTGCGCGGGATCGCCCCTCACGTCCGGGAGGCGGTCCTCATTTCGACCTGCAACAGGACGGAACTCGCCGTCGTCTCCGAAGAGGAGCCTTCGGAACTGCTGCACCGCGCCCGCGGCTGCGGCAGCTTCTTCTCGCTGCGGGGGGAGGCGGCCGTCGCGCGCGTCTTCGAGATCGCGGCGGGGCTGCACTCGCAGATCCCCCTCGAGGACCAGATCCTGGGACAGATGAAGGAGGCGCTCGCCGCCTCGCGCGAGGAAAAAGCCTGCGGCGCGCTGCTGGGGCAGCTGTTCCAGCGCGCGGTCACGGCTGGCAAGGAGGTCCGCACGAAGTTCAAAGCCCTGCCGCACGAGTGTTCCGCCGCGGCGGCGGCCTGCGCGGCGGCGGATGAATTCTTCGGGGAACGCGGCAGCTCCTCCGGCGGCCCCCTGCGCGGCGTCCCCGCGCTCATCGTGGGCAGCGGCGAGATGGGGATGCTCGCGGCGCGGCTGCTGCGCGACCGCGGCGCTTCCGTGCGGATGACGCAGCGCCGCCGCCGCAAAGACGGCGCGCAGCCGCCCTCGGGGGTGACGCTGATACCTTACGAGAGCAGATACGAGGCGATGCGCGAGTGCCGTCTCGTCATCTGCGCGACGGCGAGCCCCCACTTCGTCCTCACGGCGAAAGAATTTGCCGACGACGGCGTCAGGCGGCTGATGATCGACCTCGCCGTCCCGCGCGATATCGATCCCGCCTTTATAAAACGCCCTTCGGCGACGCTGGTGGACATGGACGGACTGGGGCATGAGGCGCTGCCCGCGGATTTCATGCGCGAGATAAAAAAGAGCGTCACGGAGCACACCCGGCGCTTTCACGAATGGCGGCAGATACACGAATGTATGCCCTACATCGAAGACGTCTGCTCCTTCGCCGAACGCGAGCTCGCGCACGAACTCGGCTGCGCGGACGCCGAGGAATATTCGCGCGTGAAGGCGGCCACCCGCAGCATGATGAACAAACTTCTCTTCTCATTAAAAGAAAGGGTTGATATAGATATGGCAAAAGAATGTTACTGCGCGCTGGCAAAGGCGGCGCAGAGATGA